One Acutalibacter muris DNA window includes the following coding sequences:
- a CDS encoding V-type ATP synthase subunit I encodes MAVVEMKRIHVYALKNNRKKILEMLQRRAAVQVSFPKETGEELNDGPFAKTDTASARQTFEKNAQLISSAVEVLDTYASFKKPMLSMLEGRKSIGVREYDETAQSAPELTKTAGRISALGKRITDQQAEIARLEAQIDALKPWRGLDVSMRTIGTNSTSVFIGSFPEEFTEGEIKAMIAQSAPEVEGVEVEVISTQPQQTCVFVVCLGKYGVKLEPALRGMGFTYPAAPSKTAPPERVKELKERIKAAQGEIDSAKQEIMSYAEKREELLFTADYYTMRADKYQVLGELWQSRHVFYLTGYVPAARADGLKQALEQKYDALVELETPSPDEELPVKLKNGFFGAPVEGVLEGYSLPGKWEVDPSRVMCVFYYVLFGMMLSDAAYGFLISLACGIVLLKFKNIEEGLRKTMRMFFFCGISTMFWGVMFGSYFGDAIPVITRTFFGNEVNVPPLWFAPLDDPMRLMLFSFLLGIIHLFAGLGMQIYQYCRRGKYLDALYDSGFWYMLVGGLIIALVGSDMFKDMMGLDLPIPSIVITIALVFAAIGAVGIIATSGRESRGFKRLLKGLYGLYGVSSWLSDILSYSRLLALGLATGVIAQVFNMLGTMAGGGVIGAILFILVFVIGHVLNLLINLLGAYVHTNRLQYVEFFGKFYEGGGQKFEPFAANTKHFKITEE; translated from the coding sequence ATGGCGGTAGTGGAAATGAAGCGCATACATGTGTACGCGCTGAAGAACAACCGCAAAAAAATCCTTGAGATGCTGCAGCGCAGAGCCGCCGTACAGGTCAGCTTTCCCAAAGAGACCGGCGAGGAACTGAACGACGGCCCCTTCGCCAAGACGGATACGGCCTCTGCCAGGCAGACATTCGAGAAAAACGCTCAGCTCATCAGCTCCGCTGTGGAGGTGCTGGATACCTACGCCTCCTTTAAAAAGCCCATGCTTTCCATGCTTGAGGGAAGAAAGAGCATAGGCGTTAGAGAGTATGATGAGACCGCCCAAAGCGCCCCGGAGCTGACAAAAACAGCCGGCAGGATAAGCGCCCTGGGCAAACGCATTACGGACCAGCAGGCGGAGATCGCAAGACTTGAAGCCCAGATCGACGCCTTGAAGCCCTGGAGGGGCCTGGACGTGTCTATGCGCACCATCGGTACCAATTCCACCAGCGTGTTCATCGGCTCCTTCCCCGAAGAGTTCACCGAAGGGGAGATAAAGGCCATGATAGCACAGAGCGCCCCCGAGGTGGAGGGCGTGGAGGTGGAGGTCATAAGCACCCAGCCCCAGCAGACCTGTGTGTTCGTGGTATGCCTTGGTAAGTACGGAGTAAAGCTGGAGCCGGCCCTTCGCGGCATGGGCTTCACCTATCCCGCCGCCCCCAGCAAGACCGCCCCGCCCGAGAGAGTGAAGGAGCTAAAAGAGCGCATCAAGGCGGCACAGGGCGAGATAGACTCCGCAAAGCAAGAGATCATGTCCTACGCCGAAAAGCGCGAGGAGCTGCTTTTCACCGCCGACTACTACACCATGCGGGCGGATAAGTACCAGGTTCTGGGCGAGCTCTGGCAGAGCCGGCACGTGTTCTATCTCACCGGCTACGTCCCGGCCGCCCGGGCCGACGGGCTGAAGCAGGCCCTGGAGCAGAAGTACGACGCTCTGGTGGAGCTGGAAACCCCCTCTCCTGACGAGGAGCTGCCCGTAAAGCTGAAGAACGGCTTTTTTGGCGCGCCGGTCGAAGGGGTGCTGGAGGGCTACAGCCTTCCCGGCAAATGGGAGGTGGACCCCTCAAGGGTCATGTGCGTGTTCTACTACGTGCTCTTTGGCATGATGCTCTCAGATGCGGCATACGGGTTTTTGATCTCCCTTGCCTGCGGCATCGTGCTCTTAAAGTTCAAAAACATAGAGGAGGGCCTGCGCAAGACCATGCGTATGTTCTTCTTCTGCGGAATATCGACTATGTTCTGGGGTGTGATGTTCGGCAGCTATTTCGGCGACGCTATCCCGGTTATCACCAGGACCTTCTTCGGAAACGAGGTAAATGTGCCGCCCCTGTGGTTCGCGCCCTTAGACGACCCCATGAGGCTTATGCTCTTTAGCTTCCTGCTGGGCATAATCCACCTGTTCGCGGGCCTTGGAATGCAGATATACCAGTATTGCCGGCGAGGAAAGTACCTGGACGCCCTGTATGACAGCGGCTTCTGGTATATGCTGGTGGGCGGCCTTATCATCGCCCTTGTGGGCAGCGATATGTTCAAGGACATGATGGGCCTTGACCTGCCCATTCCGTCTATAGTCATCACCATAGCCCTGGTGTTCGCCGCCATCGGCGCGGTGGGCATCATCGCCACCAGCGGCCGGGAGAGCCGGGGCTTCAAGCGCTTACTCAAGGGCCTTTACGGGCTCTACGGCGTGTCCAGCTGGCTGTCGGATATTCTGTCCTATTCCCGCCTTCTGGCCCTGGGCCTTGCCACAGGCGTTATCGCCCAGGTGTTCAATATGCTGGGCACCATGGCCGGCGGCGGCGTTATCGGCGCGATACTGTTCATTCTGGTGTTCGTTATCGGCCATGTTCTCAACCTGCTCATCAACCTGCTGGGAGCATACGTACATACCAACCGCTTGCAGTACGTGGAGTTCTTCGGCAAGTTCTATGAGGGCGGCGGGCAAAAATTTGAGCCCTTCGCCGCAAATACAAAACACTTTAAGATTACGGAGGAATAA
- a CDS encoding V-type ATP synthase subunit K, giving the protein MEFNWDSLGVVFALLGAVLAALMGGIGSAVGVGMTGQAAAGVVTEDPSKFGKVLILQLLPGTQGIYGLLIGFVTLTQIGVLGGTAPDSLWKGLLYLAACLPMAIVGMVSAKWQAKASVSSISLVAKKPDQFGKSMIFPAMVETYAVLALLISILSITSIAGL; this is encoded by the coding sequence ATGGAATTCAATTGGGACTCTTTAGGCGTTGTGTTCGCGCTGCTGGGCGCTGTCCTGGCGGCTCTCATGGGCGGCATCGGCTCCGCCGTCGGCGTTGGCATGACCGGCCAGGCGGCCGCGGGCGTTGTGACCGAGGACCCCTCCAAGTTCGGTAAGGTCCTTATCCTTCAGCTGTTGCCCGGCACCCAGGGCATTTACGGCCTGCTTATCGGCTTCGTGACCCTTACCCAGATAGGCGTTCTGGGCGGCACCGCTCCCGACAGCCTGTGGAAGGGCCTTCTGTACCTGGCCGCCTGCCTGCCCATGGCCATCGTGGGCATGGTTTCCGCAAAGTGGCAGGCCAAGGCCTCTGTCTCCTCTATCAGCCTTGTTGCCAAGAAGCCCGACCAGTTCGGTAAGTCCATGATCTTCCCCGCCATGGTCGAGACCTACGCGGTTCTGGCCCTTCTGATCTCCATCCTCTCCATCACCAGCATCGCCGGCCTGTAA
- a CDS encoding V-type ATP synthase subunit E, whose translation MTGLESILSQIAGDGQKEAEEILEEARKKAGEISEGFKEKGAEQVRAILKDGERQAQDLRDRAKSAAELEQRNQMLVFKQQLIGETVDAARRTFEEAPDGEYFDTLLALYTRFAREGQGELHLNARDLERLPDDFLSRMRKAVPGAQVTISPKAHDVESGFLLVYGGVDINCTFRAIFEDAYEELRDTAGRLLFSSQAAAPTA comes from the coding sequence ATGACCGGACTGGAATCCATTTTAAGCCAGATAGCCGGTGACGGCCAGAAGGAAGCAGAAGAGATTCTTGAGGAGGCCAGAAAAAAGGCCGGCGAGATCTCCGAGGGCTTCAAGGAAAAGGGCGCCGAGCAGGTGCGCGCGATCCTGAAGGACGGCGAGCGCCAGGCCCAGGACCTCCGCGACAGGGCCAAGTCCGCTGCGGAGCTGGAGCAGAGAAACCAGATGCTGGTGTTTAAGCAGCAGCTTATCGGCGAGACCGTGGACGCCGCCCGGAGGACCTTTGAGGAGGCCCCCGACGGCGAGTATTTCGACACCCTTCTGGCCCTTTACACCCGCTTTGCCCGGGAGGGCCAGGGCGAGCTGCACCTGAACGCGAGGGACCTTGAGCGGCTGCCGGACGACTTCCTGTCCCGTATGCGCAAGGCGGTCCCCGGGGCGCAGGTGACCATCTCCCCAAAGGCCCACGACGTTGAGAGCGGTTTCCTGCTGGTATACGGCGGCGTCGATATCAACTGCACCTTCCGGGCCATTTTCGAGGACGCCTATGAGGAGCTGAGGGATACGGCGGGCAGGCTGCTGTTCAGCAGCCAAGCTGCTGCCCCGACGGCATGA
- a CDS encoding V0D/AC39 family V-type ATPase subunit — MTEEYIYAVARVRSRELSLLSRQDVDQLMACRTYGECLRTLSDKGWGGGDLSAEAVLAGEEEKTWAFIHELTDDLTPFNVLLYPTDYNNLKAAIKTVVTGVEPHDVFLPGGAVDPQVMLRCVREGDFSDLPETMAAAADEAYHTLLETQDGQLCDVILDKACLVDLLRCGRESGVDILRDYAELTVAISDIKIAVRACKTGKSRAFLESALVPCGTLDAVSLAAAACKSLEELFGYLTVTPYGEAAEKLRESYSAFEKYCDDRVMDLIKEQKMNPFTVGPLFAYVLARRNEINTVRIILSGKLNELDDGMVRERLRDMYV; from the coding sequence ATGACTGAAGAATACATCTACGCGGTGGCGAGGGTGCGCTCCAGGGAGCTCAGTCTTCTCAGCCGCCAGGACGTGGACCAGCTGATGGCCTGCAGGACCTATGGCGAGTGCCTCAGGACATTATCAGACAAGGGCTGGGGCGGCGGCGACCTCTCTGCGGAGGCTGTTCTTGCCGGCGAGGAGGAAAAGACCTGGGCCTTCATCCACGAGCTGACGGACGACCTGACGCCCTTTAACGTGCTTTTATACCCCACCGACTATAACAACCTGAAGGCCGCCATTAAAACGGTGGTCACCGGAGTGGAGCCCCACGACGTGTTCCTGCCCGGCGGGGCCGTTGACCCCCAGGTGATGCTCCGCTGTGTCAGGGAGGGCGATTTTTCCGACCTTCCCGAGACCATGGCGGCGGCCGCCGACGAGGCCTATCACACTCTGCTTGAGACCCAGGACGGCCAGCTCTGCGACGTGATACTTGATAAGGCCTGCCTTGTGGACCTGCTGCGCTGCGGCCGGGAGAGCGGGGTGGATATCCTTCGGGATTACGCCGAGCTGACAGTGGCCATCTCCGACATCAAGATAGCTGTGCGCGCCTGCAAAACCGGCAAGAGCCGCGCGTTTTTAGAGTCCGCGCTGGTCCCCTGCGGGACTTTGGACGCGGTTTCCCTGGCGGCAGCGGCCTGCAAGAGCCTTGAGGAACTGTTCGGCTATCTTACGGTAACGCCCTACGGCGAGGCCGCGGAGAAGCTTCGGGAGTCCTACTCCGCCTTTGAAAAATACTGCGACGACAGGGTTATGGACCTTATCAAGGAGCAGAAGATGAACCCCTTCACCGTGGGACCCCTTTTCGCCTATGTGCTGGCGAGGAGGAACGAAATAAACACCGTGCGGATCATACTCTCCGGCAAGTTAAACGAGCTGGACGACGGCATGGTCCGGGAAAGACTGAGGGATATGTATGTATAA
- a CDS encoding V-type ATP synthase subunit F has protein sequence MYKIAVLGDRDSIYGFAALGLEVFPVQSGDEGAHTLRRLSEQDYAVVYITEALAKEIPGELDRCRESLMPAVIPIPGVHGNTGYGIDMVKRSVEQAVGSDIIFNGN, from the coding sequence ATGTATAAGATTGCAGTTTTGGGCGACCGCGACAGCATCTACGGCTTCGCGGCCCTGGGGCTGGAGGTATTCCCGGTCCAAAGCGGCGACGAGGGCGCCCATACCCTCCGGCGGCTCTCAGAGCAGGACTACGCCGTGGTGTATATTACCGAGGCCCTGGCCAAGGAGATACCGGGGGAGCTTGACCGCTGCCGGGAGAGCCTTATGCCCGCCGTTATCCCCATACCGGGGGTGCACGGAAACACCGGGTACGGCATCGACATGGTGAAGCGCTCGGTGGAGCAGGCCGTGGGCTCTGACATCATTTTCAACGGCAACTAA